Genomic DNA from Verrucomicrobiota bacterium:
TCGACGCTCCACACCCCGTCGCATTCACCCCAAAAAGACACCTCACCATTGCCAACGCCAACCGAGCCAGCCCCGTTCCGCACCCCCCTGGGTCCAGCCGCAGGACTGAATACTGCCCGGCCAGCCTTACGCGGTTGACAAGTGGCATAGTCAGTGCTAGTATGTCAACCGACACCGCAACAACGAGGTGTGACGATGGTCGGCGAGCGCATCAGACTGGCCCGGGCACGCAAGGGCTACAGCCTGGAGAGGTTGGCACGGGAGATCGGCGTGACGCGCCAGGCGGTCTCGAAGTACGAGCTTGGCAGGAGCACGCCAAGCTCGGGGATCCTGATCCGGATGGCCAATGCCCTTGGCGTGTCTCTCGCGTTCCTGCTGCGTGCACGGACTGCGTCGCTGGAGAGCGTGGAGTTCCGCAGGCGCTCGAGGCTGCCAGAGAAGCAGAAAGGAGTCATACTGGCCCAGACGCGCGAATGGGTCGAGCGCTACCTCGACGTGGAGGAGATTGCCCGTCCCGAGGCGAGTGGGAATCGCCGATCTCCGAGCCTGCCCAGAATGCAGGTGCAGTCCTACGATGACGTGGAGCGCGCTGCTGCCGAGCTGCGCCGGCGTTGGCAGCTTGGCCTCGATCCGATCGAGAGTGTCACCGATCTCCTCGAGGACCGGGGTATCAAGGTGCTCCCTGTCGAAGGGCACGAGGCGTTTGATGCCCTCACCCTGACGGCTGACGGGCAGCCGGTGATTGCCGTCAAGCACGGCATCCCGGGTGATCGCCAGAGACTGAGCCTTGCCCACGAGCTCGGCCACCTTGTCCTCGACGTCCCGCAGGAGCTCAAGGCGGAGAAGGCTGCCTACCGCTTCGCCGGGGCTTTCCTTGTGCCCGAAGAGGTCGCCAGACGAGAGCTGGGGCGCAGCGACAGGAGTCGGATCAGTCTTGGCGAGCTCCTCGTCCTGAAACAGAAGTACGGCATGAGCGTGCAGGCGTGGATCTGCCG
This window encodes:
- a CDS encoding ImmA/IrrE family metallo-endopeptidase codes for the protein MVGERIRLARARKGYSLERLAREIGVTRQAVSKYELGRSTPSSGILIRMANALGVSLAFLLRARTASLESVEFRRRSRLPEKQKGVILAQTREWVERYLDVEEIARPEASGNRRSPSLPRMQVQSYDDVERAAAELRRRWQLGLDPIESVTDLLEDRGIKVLPVEGHEAFDALTLTADGQPVIAVKHGIPGDRQRLSLAHELGHLVLDVPQELKAEKAAYRFAGAFLVPEEVARRELGRSDRSRISLGELLVLKQKYGMSVQAWICRVRDLGILNECRTARAFRILKAHGWHEKEPGEPIPPESPKRLAFLVMRALAEDLVTESRAAELLGESIPDLRKRVGIAA